The following are from one region of the Entelurus aequoreus isolate RoL-2023_Sb linkage group LG17, RoL_Eaeq_v1.1, whole genome shotgun sequence genome:
- the LOC133632376 gene encoding oocyte zinc finger protein XlCOF22-like: MDDYCYAKMATSSKREHERESAPPTSSKSPTEIKTNDKDVQQPIGHPEELLTQLCGSSTLNQAIIQPPHIKKEEEELWITQEGECLLGREEADYTKLPLTVVSLKTEDDEEKPQVDNLLAPLSDSEAEDEVEENVSSDTDCEGDMRTHTDNKHSECSTKKKDIHQLIGHPEERPSQSHGQGSTLKQETPQPPHIKKEEEELWIIRDRGCLLGREEADIINFPLTVVSVKTEDDEEKSQLENLLVPLSDSETENKVEEPLSSEADCEVDMLSHTDNKHSECCSKKRGKQTFSCSVCAKSFAKKSNMTQHMRTNTGEQTFTCSVNKKHSGNSKSNMGKKKLRCSVCAKGFSHKGNLMCHMRTHTGEKPYKCSVCGKSFSQNSSLTKHMTTHTGEKIFTCSVCRKSFSLKSSLTKHVRTHTGEKPFTCLVCGKSFTQKSSLTGHMRTHTGEKTFNCSVCGKGFSQKNHMVPHMRTHTGEKTFNCADCGKSFSLKSSLTKHMRTHTGEKPFCCSVCAKSFATMWQLTQHLITHNDQKAFSCSVCAKSFSRNSYLTQHMRTHTGENQFNCSDCGKCFFSRQGLAQHNMKHTGEKPFSCSVCDQRFHYNTVALRHLKTHKGK, translated from the exons atggacgactactgctatgctaagatggcgacgtcctctaaaagagaacatgaaagagaatcagcgccaccaacttccagcaaatcaccaacggagataaagacgaacgataaag acgtccagcagccgaTTGGTCATCCAGAAGAACTTCTCACTCAGTTGTGTGGAAGCTCAACTTTGAATCAGGCGATTATACAACCaccccacattaaaaaggaagaggaggaactctggatcactcaggagggagagtgtcttctaggacgagaggaagctgattacaccaagttgccactgactgttgtctctctgaagactgaagatgatgaagagaaaccacaagtagacaacctcttagctccactatcagatagtgaggctgaagacgaggttgaagaaaatgtgagcagcgatacagactgtgaaggtgatatgaggactcacactgacaacaaacactctgaatgctctacaaagaagaaag ataTACACCAGCTGATTGGTCATCCAGAAGAACGTCCATCTCAGTCGCATGGGCagggctccactttgaagcaggagactccacaaccaccccacattaaaaaggaagaggaggaactctggatcaTTCGGGATCGAGGGTGTCTTCTAGGACGGGAGGAAGCTGATATCATTAattttccactgactgttgtctctgtgaagactgaagatgatgaagagaaatccCAATTAGAAAACCTCTTGgttccactatcagatagtgagactGAAAAtaaggttgaagaacctttgagcagcgaagCAGACTGTGAAGTTGATATGTTgtctcacactgacaacaaacactctgaatgctgtAGCAAGAAGAGAGGTAAACAAACTTTCAGCTGCTCAGTCTGTGCTAAAAGCTTTGCTAAAAAGAGCAatatgactcaacacatgagaacaaacACAGGAGAACAAACATTTACCTgttcggtcaacaaaaaacactcTGGAAACTCTAAAAGTAAcatgggtaaaaaaaaattgcgctGTTCAGTTTGTGCTAAAGGCTTTTCTCATAAGGGCAATTTGATGtgtcacatgagaacgcacactgggGAAAAACCATataaatgttcagtttgtggtaaaagcttttctcaaaacagcagtttgacgaaacacatgacaacacacactggagaaaaaataTTTACTTGTTCAGTTTGCAGAAAAAGCTTTTCTCTAAAGAGCAGTTTGACTAAACATGTaagaacacacaccggagaaaaaccatttacttgcttagtttgtggtaaaagctttactCAAAAGAGTAGTTTGACCggccacatgagaacacacacaggagaaaaaacatttaattgttcagtttgtggtaaaggtTTTTCTCAAAAGAATCATATGGttccacacatgagaacacacacaggagaaaaaaccttTAATTGTGCAGATTGTGGAAAAAGCTTTTCTCTAAAGAGCAGTTTGACCAAACACATGAGAACTCATACAGGAGAGAAACCCTTCTGTTGCTCAGTTTGCGCTAAAAGCTTTGCTACAATGTGGCAATTGACTCAACACCTGATAACACACAATGATCAAAAAGCATTTAgttgctcagtttgtgctaagaGCTTTTCACGAAACAGCTATTTGAcccaacacatgagaacgcacacaggagagaaTCAATTTAATTGTTCGGATTGTGGTAAATGCTTTTTTTCCAGGCAAGGTTTGGCTCAACACAACATgaaacacactggagaaaaaccatttagttgttcagtttgcgaTCAAAGATTCCATTATAATACTGTCGcattaagacacttaaaaacacacaagggaaaataa
- the LOC133632438 gene encoding uncharacterized protein LOC133632438 isoform X3, translating to MDDYCYAKTATSAKREHERQSLTEKKTKTADECACLWRWEEPIPRCMSLEVGGAYSKVHVFGGGRKPEYPEGTHAVTGRTCKLHTERSRAQTSSS from the exons atggacgactactgctatgctaagacggcgacgtccgctaaaagagaacatgaaagacaATCACTAACGGAGAAAAAGACGAAAACTGCAGATGAAT gtgcatgtctttggaggtgggaggagcctatccccaggtgcatgtctttggaggtgggaggggcctattccaaggtgcatgtctttggaggtgggaggaagccggagtacccggagggaacccacgcagtcacggggagaacatgcaaactccacacagaaagatcccgagcccag ACATCCAGCAGCTGA
- the LOC133632436 gene encoding zinc finger protein 501-like → MDDYCYAKMATSGKREHERESAPPTSSKSPTEIKKTADKNLQQLIGHPEELPPQSQPPHIKKEEEELCITQEGECLLGREEADYTKFPLSILSVKTEYDEEKPQPDNLLAPLSDSEAEDEVKKPLSSDTDCEGDMRTHIDNKHPECSKKKTGKKRLSCSVCAKSFTRKSNLTQHMRAHKGEKPFICSVCGKSFSLKSSLTEHLRTHTGEKPFNCSVCGKSFCQKSSLTEHTRTHTGEKPFKCSVCDKSFTKKWHLTQHMITHTGQKPFSCSFCGNSFSRNSYLTQHMRTHTGENPFNCSVCGKSYFSRQGLAQHKMIHTGEKPFTCSVCSKRFHHNAVAIRHLKTHTGD, encoded by the exons atggacgactactgctatgctaagatggcgacgtccggtaaaagagaacatgaaagagaatcagcgccaccaacttccagcaaatcaccaacggagataaagaaaACTGCAGAtaaaa ACCTtcagcagctgattggtcatccaGAAGAACTTCCCCCTCAGTCGCAGCCACCCCACATtaaaaaggaggaggaggaactctgcatcactcaggagggagagtgtcttctaggacgagaggaagctgattacaccaagtttccactgagtattctctctgtgaagactgaatatgatgaagagaaaccacaaccagacaacctcttagctccactatcagatagtgaggctgaagacgaggttaaaaaacctttgagcagcgatacagactgtgaaggtgatatgaggactcacattgACAACAAACACCCTGAATGCTCTAAAAAAAAGACAGGCAAAAAacgtttgagctgctcagtttgtgctaaaagtttTACTAGGAAgagcaatttgactcaacacatgagagcacacaagggagaaaaaccatttatttgttcagtttgtggtaaaagtttcTCTCTAAAGAGCAGTTTGACTGAGCACCTGAGAACAcatacaggagaaaaaccatttaattgttcagtttgtggcaaaagcttttgtcaaaagagcagtttgactgaacacacgagaacgcacacaggagaaaaaccatttaaatgCTCAGTTTGTGATAAAAGCTTTACCAAAAAGTGGCATTTAACTCAACACATGATAACGCACACTGGACAAAAACCATTCAGTTGCTCATTTTGCGGTAATAGCTTTTCTCGAAACAGCTATTTGacccaacacatgagaacacacacaggagagaatccatttaattgttcagtttgtggtaaaagctatTTTTCCAGACAAGGTTTGGCTCAACACAAAAtgatacacactggagaaaaacctttcacttGTTCGGTTTGTAGTAAAAGATTCCATCATAATGCAGTCGcaataagacatttaaaaacacacacaggagattAA